CGATATCGTCGTGGTGCTTGAAGGGCCGGTGCAGTCAATCGTCCTGCGCGAAAAGCAGAAGATCGCGGGCATGTGGATCAATGCCGATTCCATGGAGTTCCGCTCTGCGCCCAGTTACTTCGCGGTGGCATCGTCGCGGCCCATCGCCAAGATCGTCGATGACAAGACGGCGGCGATCTATGAACTTGGCCTCAAATGGTTGCAACTTTCGCCGATCGGGGTGATCGAGCCTGCCGAACAGCAGCGTTTTTCGGCCGGGCTGGTCGATCTGATGCGGCGGCAAGGACTGTATCGTGAGGATCAGGGCGCTGTGAAGATCAGCGGGCAGGTGCTGTATCAGGCGCGTATCGGTTTGCCTTCAAGCGTACAGACCGGCACATATACGGCCGAAACCTTTGCCATCCGCGATGGAAAGGTGGTGGCTTCGGCGATAACCCGCGTCGAGGTGACCAAAGAGGGATTCGAGCGGTTCGTGGCCGTGACCGCAGAGGACCGAGGCCTGCTTTACGGGTTGTTTGCGGTGCTGGTTTCCGTGGGGATGGGGTGGATCGCGGGCAGGCTGTTCGCGCTGGTCTGACGCCATTTGATGAGCGCGCGAGTTTAGCCCATTTTAACTTTGACGCCCTAACAATCCCCAAGCCGCGTGTGAGGCCTGGGGAATTGCTTGATGTCTGACATGGGTATGCAGGGTTTTGAAGCGACCACGCCCGTCGTGCGCGAAGATCTTGCACAAAAGGCACCTTTTGCGATTCCGCAAGCGCCGCCTGTTTCGGACAACGGCCACAGGCCTTTGGGTTTTGTGCGCGAAATTGCTGGCTCCAGTTCGGCAATTGCGCTTGATCTGGCCCGGCTTGATGAATGCTCGGACGATCTTGATCCGTCGGTTGCGCTTTCGGGCAAGGTCGGCAGCCAGATCAAGATCCGCGTCGGCAATGCTTGGCTTCTGGCCAGCGTACGCAACCAGCGGCAGGATTCATCGGTCGAAGGCGGTATCGTGGCGCAGATCGACTTTCTGGGCGAGGGCGAGGAAGAACGCCTGACCGGCCGAATTTACGGCTTCCGTCGCGGCGTCACACGGTTTCCGGTGCCGGGCGCGCTGGTCTATCCCGCGACCAGCGCCGATTTGCGCCAGATCTATGCCAGCGATGGCCGCACCAACATCTCGATCGGTACGGTTTTCCCGACGCGCGACATTCGTGCCGGGCTTTACGTGGATGCCCTGCTGGGCAAGCATTTTGCGCTGCTGGGATCGACCGGCACCGGTAAATCCACTGCCGCCGCACTGATCCTTCACCGCATCTGCGAGATGGCGCCTTCCGGCCACATCGTGATGATCGACCCGCACGGCGAATATTCCAGCGCGTTCAAGGTCACCGGGCAACTGCTCGATGTCTCGAACCTGCAGATGCCCTACTGGTTGATGAACTTCGAGGAGCATTGCGAGGTATTCATCACCTCGTCCGGTCCCGACCGGCAGCTCGATCTCGACATTCTGGCCAAGTGCCTGCTGGCGGCGCGGCAGAAAAACCGGCTGGCCGAGCAGATCGGCAAGATCACGGTCGATTCGCCGATCCCCTACCTGCTTTCGGATCTGCTGATCATCCTGCAGAACGAAATGGGCCGACTGGACAAGGGCACCAATTCGGTGCCTTACATGCGGGTCAAGACCAAGATCGAGGAAGTGCGCGGCGATCCGCGCTACCAGTTCATGTTTTCGGGCATGCTGGTGGGCGATACGATGGCAGAGTTCATCTCCAAGGTTTTCCGCATGCCCGCCAATGGCAAGCCGATCTCGATCATCGATGTTTCGGGCGTTCCATCGGAAATCACCTCGACCGTGGTCGCTGTCCTCAGCCGCCTCGTGTTCGACTATGCCATCTGGTCGCGCGACGAGGAAACGCGTCCGGTGCTGCTGGTGTGCGAAGAAGCGCACCGTTATGTGCCCAACGAGAAGAATTCCGATGGATCGTCAGTCGGTCGTATCCTGTCGCGCATCGCCAAGGAGGGCCGCAAATACGGCGTCAGTCTGGGTCTGATCACGCAGCGCCCGTCCGATCTTGCCGAAGGCGTCCTTTCCCAGTGTGGCACGATCATTTCCATGCGGCTCAACAACGATCGCGATCAGGCTTTCGTCAAGGCGGCCATGCCTGAAGGCGCGCGCGGTTTCGTCGATACGATTTCGGCGCTGCGCAACCGCGAATGCATCATTTCGGGTGAGGGTGTTTCCATCCCGATGCGCGTATCGTTCGACGATCTGGAGCCGATGAAGCGCCCGGCATCGAACGATCCGTCATTTGCCGAACTTTGGAGCACGAGCGGCGGTGAGGATCGCGCGGTCGAGCGTACCGTGCAGCGCTGGCGCGCGCAAAGCCGCTGAAGGCACGTTACATCGTAGGGGCCATGCGCCCGGCTGTGTCGGCATCGGCGTGGGTTTCTTCCTCGCACTCTTCGTCCGGGACGGCGCGGGTCTGCGCCCGCCAGCCGGGTTTGCGATAGGCATGGATCGACATGGCGACAGCCACGGCAGAACCGACCGGAAATGCCAGCCACAAGGCGTCTGCCCCCATGACGGGATAGAACGCGTAATAGAACCCCAAGCGGACCGGATATAGCGCGATCGCCAACACGATCAGCGGCGTCCATACCACGCCGCCCGCGCGCATCGTTCCGAACAGTACCATGGTGACCCCGAACAACACGAAGCTCCAGCTGGCAAGGAACTGGATATGCCGCGCCTCGTTCACGGCGGGGCTGGCCGCACCAAGGAAAAGTTCGAGCGCGGGGCGATCGAAGAGCAGGATCAGCGCGCACAGGGTCCCGGTGACGGTAAGGTTCAGCACCACGCCCCAGCGCGTAATCTTGCCCAGCCGTTGATGAAGGCCAGCGCCAATGGCTTGCGCCGCCATGGCGCTGACCGCAGCGGAAATCGCCATGGCGGGCATCTGCAGATAGGTCCACAATTGCAACGCCGCACCATAGGCCGCGCTGACGAGAAGCCCTTCGCGATTGACCAATCCGATCACGATGATACCGGCGGCGGAAATGACCAGCATCTGCGCGCCCATCGGCAGGCCCTTGCCCAGAATGTACCCCAATTCGTCGCGGCGGGGCCACAACCATTTCAGTTCTGCCCCTTTCAGTCGCAACGGCAGATCCTTGGCATAGACATAGGCGACAAGGCCGAACATCGACACGAACGAGGCAATGGTCGTGGCCAGCGCCGCCCCGGCAATGCCCAGCGCAGGGATCGGCCCCAAGCCTCCGATCAGAATGGGGTTGAGCACCACGTCGAGCACGGACGACAGCACCATGAACTTCAGCGGTGTGGCCGCATCGCCCCCACCGCGCAAGCCCATCGCCAGCATGACCGTTATCATCGAGGCGGGCATCGCAACGAAGATCACGCGAAGGTAGGTCAGGGCGTAGATGTAGGTCTCACCCGGAGCTGCCATGGCCGTGAGAAGCTCCGGCGCAAAAATCCAGCCGAGCGAGCCGACCACCAGCGAGAGCAGGACGCAGAACCCCACTGCGGAACCGAACGTGCGCCGCGCCGCCAGCACGTCTCTTGCGCCGAACGCCTGCCCGATCTTCACTGTCGCGGCCATGCCGAAGCCGAACGCGGCGGCAAAGACGAGAAACATGACGACGTTGGCGTTCGCGGTTGCGGCCAGCGCGCCTTCGCCGAGCATCTGTCCCACCCAGATCGAATTGATCGAGCCGTTGAGTGACTGGAGAATGTTGGATGCGAGCGTCGGCGCCGAAAACAGCACCAATGTCTTGAGAATAGGCCCGCTGATCAGATCGCGGTTGCGGCCGGGAAGAGATGCCAAGCGATCAGTCCCTGGGCTTGAGCGCGGAAAGTGCCGCAAAAGGGCCGGTTTCGCTATCGCCGCCAAGCTTGTGTTCGATCCGGGCCTTGTCGGCATTCGGTCCTTCGGCGAAGGGGTCTATGGCCAGCGCGAGCGTTTGCGCAATCGCTTCGCCCAGATCGAAGCTGGTGCCTTCGTATTCGATCTCGTCGCAATCGTCGGCCGAGATTTCGATTTCCTCGTCAGGATCGTAGGCCTTCATCGGGGGCACGAAGCGCAGTGCCACCGGCTCGCTGATCGTGACCGGGAAGTCTTCGCCGGAAATCGCGCACATCTGCACGATCTGCGCATCGAGGTGGCCCATGGCTTCGATCTTGCCGCCATCTACCGTCATCCGCACCTCGGCGCGCATCGTATCGATGGCGGTGATGCCGAAGCGCCCGGCAAGGCGACGGCGTTCAGCCTCGCCCGGTTCCAGTACCACCGGTTGATCGTTGATCTGCCGCAGGTCGATCCTGCACGAGTATTCAGGCATATGCGAGTATTCCGGCGCGCTCATTTTCCGATCTCCGCATCGAGAACGCGATAGGCCGGCACAAGGTCCAGCCCGGCGGCAAATGCGCGTGCCCGCCGTGCCACCAGCAGAGGGTCGCTGCCTTCATGCAGGGTCACGTTGCGGGTAACCGCATCAGCCATCACCGCTTCATCCGCCGCGCCAAGTCCTTCGCGGTAAGCGCCGAGGCGGCCGCCCAGTACGCTCATCAACTGGCCCATGCGCTTGCCAACCACGACATCGCCCACGCCGCTTTCGCGCAACTGGCCATCCATGTCTTCCACGAAAAGCTCGGTCAGCCGTACCGATGGTTCGACCAGTTCGGAATCGCGCTCCATGCGGATCAGCACGATCGACAGGATCAGCGTGATCATGTCGAATCGGCCGGGTGTAGTGTCGGCCACGCCGCAATCGCGATACCATTCCTTTTCGCGCGCGATTTCGACGGTGCGGTGCCACAGCGGCCGTGCGATGGCGCGGTCGTCCTGCTTGTGTCCGAACAGCTTGGCCAGAAATGACATCACGCGTTTCCTTGGAACTGGCGGCCCCGTTCAGGGCCGATTAAATCTTGGCCGTCCAGCACCGGGATGCAGGCTGGCCGGGGCAGGACGTTTCGGGCGGCATTGCGGTTATCCCGATTGGACCCTAAAGGTCCGCCGATATAGGCTGTGCATTCCCGATGCAAACGGGCATGAGTGCGCGAATGAATGAAGCGGAGTTATCGAATGCGGAACAGTCGGCTGATGGTGCAGGGTGCGGCGGTGCTCGCCCTGGGCGTGTTGGCAACCGGGTGTGCCAGCATCAAGGATCATCGCGGCTACATCATCGATGAAGCGCTGGTTGCTTCCGTGCAGCCCGGTGTCGATAACAAGCTTTCGGTCGAACGCACGCTGGGCCGCCCGACCTTTACCAGCCAGTATGGCAAGCAGACATGGTATTATGTTGCCATGAACACCGAACAGAAGCCATTCAACCGCCCCAAAACAGCAAGCCAGTCGATTGTGGTTGTCGACTTCGATGGCCGGGGCAATGTCGCCTCGCTTTCGCGTGAGGGTATCCAGAAGGTCGTGCGTCTTTCGCCTGAAAGCGACAAGACCGAGACGCTGGGCCGCGATCGCACGTTCTTCCAAGACCTGTTTGGCAATATCGGCGCGGTTGGCGCCATTCCCGGCGGATCGCAGGGCGGGGCACCCGGCGGCAGCGGACCGAACGGTAGCTGAGGCCGCCTGAGTGCATCATGCTTGAAGCGATGAAGCGGGCATCCCATATCCCGCGTCATGGACGATAGCAGGGCGAGCCACGGCCTTATCCAGTGGCACGGCACCACCATCATCGGGGTGAAGAAAAGCGGCCGTACGGTCATCGCAGGCGATGGCCAGGTTTCCATGGGCAATACCGTGATGAAGCCCAATGCCCGCAAGGTACGCCGGATCGGCGCGCTGGACGAAAGCGGCAAGGGCAAGGTCATCGCCGGGTTTGCAGGCGCGACCGCCGACGCCTTTACCCTGTTCGAGCGGCTGGAGCGCAAGCTGGAGCAGCATCGCGGCCAGTTGATGCGCGCTGCGGTGGAACTTGCCAAGGACTGGCGCACGGACAAGTACCTGCGCAATCTTGAAGCGCTGATGATCGTGGCCGATGCCGAAACGCTGCTGATCCTGACGGGCAACGGCGATGTGCTGGAGCCGGAGGGCGGGATTGCGGCGATTGGTTCCGGCGGCAATTATGCGCTGGCGGCCGCCAAGGCGCTGATGGATTACGAGGACGACCCCGAAAAGATCGCGCGCCGCGCCATGCAGGTGGCCGCCGAAGTCTGCGTATTCACCAATGACCGCGTGACGCTGGAAGAAATCTAGTCCCCCTCCCGCCTGCGGGAGGGGTCAGGGGCGGGCCTTTTACACAGGTCGCCTCAACACATGCCCACCCCCGACCCCTCCCGCAAGCGGGAGGGGAGAAGAGACATCCATGAACGAATCCCTTACTCCCAAGGCCATTGTCCGCGCACTGGACGAACATATCGTCGGGCAGACCGATGCCAAGAAGGCGGTGGCCGTGGCCCTGCGCAATCGCTGGCGGCGGCAGCGCCTGTCGGCTGATCTGCGCGACGAGGTTTCCCCGAAGAACATCCTGATGATCGGGCCGACGGGCTGCGGCAAGACCGAGATCAGCCGTCGTCTGGCGAAACTTGCCGATGCGCCGTTCGTGAAGGTCGAGGCGACCAAGTTCACCGAGGTTGGCTATGTCGGCCGCGATGTGGAACAGATTGCGCGCGATCTGGTGGAAGAAGCGATCCGGCTGGAGAAGGACCGCCGCCGCGATGCTGTGCGCGAAGCCGCGAGCAAGGCGGCGATGGACCGGTTGCTGAAGGCGCTTGTCGGCGATGGCGCCAGCGAGGCGACGCGCGAAAGCTTCAAGGCGCGGCTGGCCGATGGTTCGATGAACGAGGTCGAAGTCGAGATCGAGGTGGAAGATCCACCTTCGGCCCCGATGGAGATTCCGGGCATGCCGGGCGGGATCGGCATGATCAACCTGTCGGACATGATGGGCAAGGCGTTCGGCAAGCAAGCCCTCAAGCGCCGCAAGATGCGCGTCGCCGATGCCTGGGACAAGCTGGTTGATGAAGAAGCCGAAAAGCGCATGGATCAGGACGATGTCGCGCGCGAGGCGATCCGCAATGCCGAGACCAACGGTATCGTGTTCCTCGACGAGATCGACAAGATCGCGGTTTCG
This genomic interval from Novosphingobium sp. CECT 9465 contains the following:
- a CDS encoding TIGR02186 family protein, with the protein product MLLLGARDPILVPEISQHEVQVRQGFTGADLLLFGAILSPEGSRAAQDYDIVVVLEGPVQSIVLREKQKIAGMWINADSMEFRSAPSYFAVASSRPIAKIVDDKTAAIYELGLKWLQLSPIGVIEPAEQQRFSAGLVDLMRRQGLYREDQGAVKISGQVLYQARIGLPSSVQTGTYTAETFAIRDGKVVASAITRVEVTKEGFERFVAVTAEDRGLLYGLFAVLVSVGMGWIAGRLFALV
- a CDS encoding ATP-binding protein; the encoded protein is MSDMGMQGFEATTPVVREDLAQKAPFAIPQAPPVSDNGHRPLGFVREIAGSSSAIALDLARLDECSDDLDPSVALSGKVGSQIKIRVGNAWLLASVRNQRQDSSVEGGIVAQIDFLGEGEEERLTGRIYGFRRGVTRFPVPGALVYPATSADLRQIYASDGRTNISIGTVFPTRDIRAGLYVDALLGKHFALLGSTGTGKSTAAALILHRICEMAPSGHIVMIDPHGEYSSAFKVTGQLLDVSNLQMPYWLMNFEEHCEVFITSSGPDRQLDLDILAKCLLAARQKNRLAEQIGKITVDSPIPYLLSDLLIILQNEMGRLDKGTNSVPYMRVKTKIEEVRGDPRYQFMFSGMLVGDTMAEFISKVFRMPANGKPISIIDVSGVPSEITSTVVAVLSRLVFDYAIWSRDEETRPVLLVCEEAHRYVPNEKNSDGSSVGRILSRIAKEGRKYGVSLGLITQRPSDLAEGVLSQCGTIISMRLNNDRDQAFVKAAMPEGARGFVDTISALRNRECIISGEGVSIPMRVSFDDLEPMKRPASNDPSFAELWSTSGGEDRAVERTVQRWRAQSR
- a CDS encoding MATE family efflux transporter, with the protein product MASLPGRNRDLISGPILKTLVLFSAPTLASNILQSLNGSINSIWVGQMLGEGALAATANANVVMFLVFAAAFGFGMAATVKIGQAFGARDVLAARRTFGSAVGFCVLLSLVVGSLGWIFAPELLTAMAAPGETYIYALTYLRVIFVAMPASMITVMLAMGLRGGGDAATPLKFMVLSSVLDVVLNPILIGGLGPIPALGIAGAALATTIASFVSMFGLVAYVYAKDLPLRLKGAELKWLWPRRDELGYILGKGLPMGAQMLVISAAGIIVIGLVNREGLLVSAAYGAALQLWTYLQMPAMAISAAVSAMAAQAIGAGLHQRLGKITRWGVVLNLTVTGTLCALILLFDRPALELFLGAASPAVNEARHIQFLASWSFVLFGVTMVLFGTMRAGGVVWTPLIVLAIALYPVRLGFYYAFYPVMGADALWLAFPVGSAVAVAMSIHAYRKPGWRAQTRAVPDEECEEETHADADTAGRMAPTM
- a CDS encoding DUF177 domain-containing protein; translated protein: MSAPEYSHMPEYSCRIDLRQINDQPVVLEPGEAERRRLAGRFGITAIDTMRAEVRMTVDGGKIEAMGHLDAQIVQMCAISGEDFPVTISEPVALRFVPPMKAYDPDEEIEISADDCDEIEYEGTSFDLGEAIAQTLALAIDPFAEGPNADKARIEHKLGGDSETGPFAALSALKPRD
- a CDS encoding ubiquinol-cytochrome C chaperone family protein, producing the protein MSFLAKLFGHKQDDRAIARPLWHRTVEIAREKEWYRDCGVADTTPGRFDMITLILSIVLIRMERDSELVEPSVRLTELFVEDMDGQLRESGVGDVVVGKRMGQLMSVLGGRLGAYREGLGAADEAVMADAVTRNVTLHEGSDPLLVARRARAFAAGLDLVPAYRVLDAEIGK
- a CDS encoding outer membrane protein assembly factor BamE, with amino-acid sequence MRNSRLMVQGAAVLALGVLATGCASIKDHRGYIIDEALVASVQPGVDNKLSVERTLGRPTFTSQYGKQTWYYVAMNTEQKPFNRPKTASQSIVVVDFDGRGNVASLSREGIQKVVRLSPESDKTETLGRDRTFFQDLFGNIGAVGAIPGGSQGGAPGGSGPNGS
- the hslV gene encoding ATP-dependent protease subunit HslV translates to MDDSRASHGLIQWHGTTIIGVKKSGRTVIAGDGQVSMGNTVMKPNARKVRRIGALDESGKGKVIAGFAGATADAFTLFERLERKLEQHRGQLMRAAVELAKDWRTDKYLRNLEALMIVADAETLLILTGNGDVLEPEGGIAAIGSGGNYALAAAKALMDYEDDPEKIARRAMQVAAEVCVFTNDRVTLEEI
- the hslU gene encoding ATP-dependent protease ATPase subunit HslU, producing MNESLTPKAIVRALDEHIVGQTDAKKAVAVALRNRWRRQRLSADLRDEVSPKNILMIGPTGCGKTEISRRLAKLADAPFVKVEATKFTEVGYVGRDVEQIARDLVEEAIRLEKDRRRDAVREAASKAAMDRLLKALVGDGASEATRESFKARLADGSMNEVEVEIEVEDPPSAPMEIPGMPGGIGMINLSDMMGKAFGKQALKRRKMRVADAWDKLVDEEAEKRMDQDDVAREAIRNAETNGIVFLDEIDKIAVSDVRGGSVSREGVQRDLLPLIEGTTVATKYGPMKTDHVLFIASGAFHVAKPSDMLPELQGRLPIRVELQALTEDDFVRILSETRANLVEQYRALIATENVTLHFTPEAIRAIARTAAQVNESVENIGARRLQTVMEKLLEEVSFDAEDRAGETVTVDEAYVSAKLANLAGNADLSKYIL